The following are from one region of the Vitis riparia cultivar Riparia Gloire de Montpellier isolate 1030 chromosome 9, EGFV_Vit.rip_1.0, whole genome shotgun sequence genome:
- the LOC117922617 gene encoding GDSL esterase/lipase At1g29670-like encodes MKESYYCNPAICCFLFILFSVSGSVHGRHDHGQLMVPCFFIFGASSFDNGNNNALPTLAKANYPPYGIDFPAGPTGRFSNGRSIVDIISEFLGFDDYIPSFASTVGGENILKGVNYASGGSGIRAETGQHAGARISMDGQLRNHQITVLRLINRLGQNESAAKEYLNKCIYAAGLGTNDYVSNYFLPSLYPTSRIYTPEQYALVLAQQYSQQLKTLYTNYGARKVALFGLAQLGCAPSVVASKGATNGSACVDYINDAVQIFNNRLKELVDELNRNLTDAKFIYVNVYEIASEATSYPSFRVIDAPCCPVASNNTLILCTINQTPCPNRDEYLYWDALHLSEATNMFIANRSYNAQSPTHTCPIDISDLAKL; translated from the exons ATGAAGGAGTCCTACTACTGCAACCCTGCAATATGTTGCTTCTTGTTTATATTGTTTTCGGTATCGGGTTCGGTTCATGGAAGGCATGATCATGGGCAGCTCATGGTGCCATGTTTCTTCATCTTCGGAGCTTCCTCGTTTGACAATGGCAATAACAATGCCCTCCCAACTTTGGCTAAAGCCAATTACCCTCCGTATGGGATCGACTTCCCTGCAGGGCCAACGGGGAGGTTTAGCAACGGGCGAAGCATTGTCGATATCATCT CTGAATTTCTTGGGTTCGACGATTACATTCCATCGTTTGCTAGCACGGTAGGAGGCGAAAACATACTCAAAGGCGTGAATTATGCATCTGGGGGATCGGGGATTCGAGCTGAAACTGGACAGCATGCG GGAGCGCGGATTAGCATGGATGGGCAATTACGAAATCATCAAATCACGGTATTGCGCCTCATCAACAGATTGGGGCAAAACGAGTCTGCTGCTAAAGAGTATCTAAACAAGTGCATATATGCTGCTGGCTTGGGGACTAATGACTATGTCTCAAACTATTTTCTCCCTTCACTTTATCCAACTAGTCGCATTTATACTCCCGAGCAGTATGCTCTAGTCCTAGCTCAACAATATTCACAACAATTAAAG ACTCTGTACACAAACTATGGAGCAAGGAAGGTAGCCCTATTTGGATTGGCACAACTAGGTTGCGCTCCTAGCGTAGTAGCTTCCAAAGGTGCCACAAATGGCTCTGCATGTGTAGATTACATCAATGACGCTgttcaaattttcaacaatcGACTCAAAGAGCTGGTGGATGAGCTCAACCGTAACCTAACCGATGCCAAATTTATCTATGTCAATGTTTATGAGATAGCATCAGAGGCAACTTCATATCCTA GCTTCAGGGTCATCGATGCACCATGTTGTCCGGTGGCTAGCAATAATACTCTCATACTTTGTACTATAAACCAAACTCCATGTCCTAATCGAGATGAATACCTATACTGGGATGCCCTTCATCTTTCGGAGGCCACCAACATGTTCATTGCAAATAGGTCATATAATGCTCAATCTCCCACCCACACTTGTCCGATTGACATATCTGACCTCGCCAAGCTCTAG